The Oncorhynchus tshawytscha isolate Ot180627B linkage group LG32, Otsh_v2.0, whole genome shotgun sequence genome includes a region encoding these proteins:
- the LOC112245642 gene encoding uncharacterized protein LOC112245642 isoform X2, with product MKTTHFYFEERSKGLPGTTLHVSNMAFTSLFSSLPNKEFDPTPCEPMERFQRDERQLEPVKLEKGNERDAQSKKWPLQRGQQSGPRKRKKGDQQCGQAKKSNLHKCPPQSYKDFDSVARDFMVKRDFEQPSFDFSRELDFYSDSKEGAYPGHATEKSGWKNMRPGEAKDPDQNKDVQGVNKKKGQEQKKQRWEPQQQRLDNQGRGGNSARRGGDFTGLGGHGTIQSRVFSNRGGGGSNRGGGGSNRGGGGSNRGGGGSNRGGGGSNRGGGGSNRGGGGSNRGGGGSNRGGGGSNRGGEGSNRGRGCDKRGSFVRRGDWSKRGTDRSRSGGRQFPDDGRLTLETLTGKGKKNMTKEFKDQNALEIDGRLICRHFLRGKCIKGDDCQLEHALDVNYSINEVCKFYVQGSCSKGESCIYMHKSFPCKFFHTYEKCSQGDQCRFSHEPLTELTKQLLEAALKRDKDIEELAKKDKPICMEESVATKSASAEETKPVINMFLNPLRPNFYNSSSPSEPHAEESTPMCQNEVSAEVVEKEIAPPTESIRSPDPPPSSPGFKEPVSYSVEAVLGSHRPLEKPFRSFFAASISQTSQTQPDPLTTTLVPPDSIHTPDPPLNSTCGKRNVPYSVKAVLGFQKPVEKPFCSQFSGSITQSFTLPTQIQSDPPNTTFVSPDPISLSGPHLNKRQASYSVEALSTPQKLVKKTFCSLFAGPISQTSTRPLIQNSANSPINTPGCTRPASYSVKAVLKSHKPVETPFRSLVAGPINQSSRHPDIQTQLDRPSTTLIPPDSIRPPDPPSVYKRPAYYSDKAVLGSPKPLKPSFSSLFAGPISQTSPQPPTQSQADSSSATFGPSDSAPPAGCKRLASYSVTDVLETYKPVENPFRSLFAGTISQTTTDPPSQSLNSPGCKTPASKKPMEKPFRSIFAGPISQTPNNHPPRQTRPNPPSTAFSPPDPIRSSEPLPVCKRRTSSVEAVSESQKSMEKPFRSLFAGPLTQTSTSGHPTQTQPDPPRNFTAERPASHSLEAMLETQKPVGKPFRSLFAGPISQTTLPDPPTQTWPYTPIVKPKQKERDPTPSTEPSTTHSVLRTLFLRLSPCRQEGEQAIGNSCKDPGGDGLCSSEDEITRGSTSTGQQRQSQEVEDVDELESEREEPEEGALRDELLVIPLEPLVPYVPLGDPRHHRQADITLPRSTFAQDVVWSFEDLAPLTPLSLHHQPSVPLASRSAERTSGSAVGLSSPAGLRPQPSPQDSNSQEAAGEHLIPSRNSGRRQVQVDTPGVHNLPIQAMVRITRHNTDVQPKRLSGQMRCKSGNVGEKKTLKDLFKTFDPTSSPFGQ from the exons ATGAAAACCACTCATTTCTATTTTGAGGAGAGGAGTAAAGGCCTACCCGGCACGACATTGCATGTCAGCAACATGGCATTCACCAGCCTTTTTTCAAGTCTTCCAAACAAAGAATTTGACCCGACGCCTTGTGAGCCGATGGAAAG ATTTCAAAGGGATGAAAGGCAACTGGAACCAGTTAAACTGGAGAAGGGGAACGAAAGGGATGCCCAGTCCAAAAAGTGGCCATTGCAACGGGGTCAGCAGAGTGGCCCCAggaagaggaaaaagggggaccaACAG TGTGGCCAGGCCAAGAAAAGTAACCTTCATAAATGCCCACCACAATCTTATAAAGACTTTGACTCTGTGGCCCGAGACTtcatggtgaagcgtgatttcgAGCAACCAAGCTTTGACTTCAGTAGAGAACTGGACTTCTACAGTGATAGCAAGGAGGGTGCATACCCAGGTCATGCTACAGAGAAGTCGGGTTGGAAGAACATGAGGCCCGGAGAAGCCAAGG ATCCTGATCAGAACAAGGATGTTCAAGGTGTAAACAAGAAGAAAGGACAGGAGCAGAAGAAGCAGCGATGGGAGCCTCAGCAGCAGAGACTTGACAACCAGGGCAGAGGGGGAAACTCTGCCAGGAGGGGTGGGGATTTTACCGGACTGGGTGGACACGGAACTATCCAGTCCAGAGTCTTTTCCAACAGGGGTGGAGGTGGTTCCAACAGGGGTGGAGGTGGTTCCAACAGGGGTGGAGGTGGTTCCAACAGGGGTGGAGGTGGTTCCAACAGGGGTGGAGGTGGTTCCAACAGGGGTGGAGGTGGTTCCAACAGGGGTGGAGGTGGTTCCAACAGGGGTGGAGGTGGTTCCAACAGGGGTGGAGGTGGTTCCAacaggggtggagaggggagcaATAGAGGCCGGGGCTGTGACAAGAGGGGCAGTTTTGTCCGAAGAGGTGATTGGTCAAAGCGAGGCACTGACCGGTCACGTAGTGGTGGACGACAGTTCCCAGATGATGGCCGTTTAACACTG GAAACTTTGACAGGAAAGGGGAAGAAGAACATGACAAAGGAATTCAAAGACCAGAATGCTTTGGAGATTGACGGGAGGTTAATCTGTCGACATTTCCTCAGGGGAAAGTGCATCAAG GGTGATGACTGCCAGCTAGAACATGCTCTGGACGTCAACTACTCAATCAACGAAGTGTGTAAATTCTACGTCCAGGGATCCTGTTCGAAAGGAGAGAGCTGCATATACATGCACA AGAGTTTCCCCTGCAAGTTCTTCCATACTTATGAGAAGTGCTCCCAAGGAGACCAGTGCAGGTTTTCCCATGAACCCCTGACTGAGCTCACCAAACAGCTACTGGAGGCA GCATTGAAGAGGGACAAGGACATTGAGGAACTGGCTAAAAAGGACAAGCCAATCTGCATGGAGGAGTCAGTGGCCACAAAGTCGGCGTCAGCTGAGGAGACAAAGCCTGTCATTAACATGTTCCTGAATCCCCTAAG GCCAAACTTTTACAACAGTTCATCACCCTCTGAGCCACATGCTGAGGAAAGTACCCCCATGTGTCAGAATGAAGTGTCAGCTGAGGTCGTGGAGAAGGAAATTGCCCCTCCTACAGAGTCCATTCGGTCTCCTGATCCTCCCCCAAGCTCTCCTGGCTTCAAGGAACCGGTTTCTTATTCAGTTGAGGCTGTGCTTGGGTCCCATAGGCCCCTGGAAAAACCCTTCCGCAGCTTCTTTGCAGCCTCTATCAGCCAGACCTCACAGACCCAACCAGATCCCCTCACAACTACATTAGTTCCTCCAGACTCTATCCACACTCCTGATCCACCCCTAAACTCTACATGCGGGAAGAGAAATGTTCCTTATTCAGTCAAAGCTGTGCTTGGATTCCAGAAGCCTGTAGAAAAACCCTTCTGCAGCCAATTTTCAGGATCCATCACCCAGTCCTTCACACTCCCCACACAGATCCAATCAGATCCCCCCAACACTACATTCGTTTCTCCAGACCCCATTAGTTTGTCTGGTCCTCATCTGAATAAGAGGCAGGCTTCTTATTCAGTTGAGGCTCTCTCTACGCCCCAGAAGCTGGTGAAAAAAACCTTTTGCAGTCTCTTTGCAGGACCGATCAGCCAGACCTCTACTAGACCTCTCATACAGAACTCTGCTAATTCTCCCATCAACACCCCAGGCTGTACGAGACCAGCTTCTTATTCAGTTAAGGCTGTTCTAAAGTCCCACAAGCCTGTGGAAACCCCCTTCCGCAGCCTCGTTGCAGGCCCCATCAACCAGTCCTCTCGCCACCCTGATATACAGACCCAACTAGATCGTCCTAGCACTACATTAATTCCTCCAGACTCCATTCGGCCCCCTGATCCTCCTTCAGTCTATAAGAGGCCGGCTTATTATTCAGATAAAGCTGTGCTTGGATCTCCTAAACCTTTGAAACCATCCTTCAGCAGCCTCTTTGCAGGCCCCATCAGCCAGACCTCTCCCCAACCGCCCACTCAGTCCCAAGCAGATTCCTCTAGCGCTACATTTGGTCCTTCAGACTCTGCTCCTCCTGCAGGCTGTAAAAGGCTGGCTTCGTATTCTGTTACGGATGTGCTTGAGACCTATAAGCCTGTGGAAAACCCCTTCCGCAGCCTTTTTGCAGGAACCATCAGCCAGACCACTACCGACCCTCCCTCACAATCCCTAAACTCCCCCGGTTGTAAGACACCAGCTTCTAAAAAGCCCATGGAAAAACCCTTCCGTAGCATCTTTGCAGGCCCCATCAGCCAGACACCCAATAACCACCCTCCCAGACAGACCCGACCAAATCCCCCCAGCACTGCATTTAGTCCTCCAGACCCCATTCGGTCTTCTGAGCCTCTGCCAGTCTGCAAGAGACGGACATCCTCAGTTGAGGCTGTCAGTGAGTCCCAGAAGTCCATGGAAAAACCATTTCGTAGCCTCTTTGCCGGCCCCCTCACACAGACCTCCACCTCCGGCCATCCAACACAGACCCAACCAGATCCCCCTAGAAATTTCACTGCTGAAAGACCAGCTTCTCATTCACTTGAGGCTATGCTTGAGACTCAGAAGCCAGTGGGAAAACCCTTTCGAAGCCTTTTTGCAGGCCCCATCAGCCAGACAACCCTCCCTGACCCTCCAACACAGACCTGGCCATATACCCCCATAGTCAAGCCTAAACAGAAGGAGCGTGACCCAACACCATCCACCG AGCCGTCCACAACCCATTCTGTTCTGAGGACCCTCTTCCTACGCCTGAGCCCATGCCGCCAGGAGGGGGAGCAGGCAATCGGTAACAGCTGCAAAGATCCAG GAGGCGATGGCCTGTGTTCCAGTGAAGACGAAATCACGAGAGGATCTACTTCCACAGGACAGCAGAGGCAGAGCCAGGAGGTGGAGGACGTTGATGAGCTGGAGAGTGAGCGAGAGGAGCCGGAGGAGGGCGCTCTGAGAGATGAGCTGTTAGTAATTCCATTAGAGCCGTTAGTGCCTTACGTGCCACTTGGTGACCCTCGCCACCATCGCCAGGCTGATATCACCCTGCCACGGTCCACCTTCGCCCAGGACGTGGTGTGGTCCTTTGAAGACCTTGCCCCTCTTActcccctctcactccatcaCCAGCCGTCTGTCCCTCTGGCCTCCCGCTCTGCTGAGAGAACATCAGGTTCTGCTGTTGGACTGTCCAGTCCTGCAGGACTCAGGCCACAGCCTTCCCCACAGGACTCCAACTCTCAGGAGGCTGCAGGAGAGCATCTCATTCCCTCCAGGAATTCAGGTAGGAGACAGGTCCAGGTGGATACCCCCGGTGTTCACAACCTACCGATCCAAGCGATGGTACGGATCACTCGACATAACACTGATGTACAACCAAAGAGACTGTCTGGACAAATGAGGTGCAAAAGTGGCAACGTGGGTGAAAAAAAAACACTGAAAGACCTTTTTAAGACTTTTGACCCCACATCATCTCCCTTCGGACAGTAA